A stretch of Phragmites australis chromosome 12, lpPhrAust1.1, whole genome shotgun sequence DNA encodes these proteins:
- the LOC133886368 gene encoding uncharacterized protein LOC133886368, with protein sequence MGFNPPVPQRDSNWEIRVAVLLSLVFQVVLIFAGPLRKRSSSAFIRFVIWSCYLLADWVADLALGLLLNNMGNIGGGGGGSGSIGDMAIPSTAALRHAPCGGAAISGSFGTGGGGSPIIFAFWAPFLLLHLGGPDTITAYSLADNELWLRHLIGLLFELSAAAVVFLCSLQGNPMIATTALMFIAGIIKYGERTYSLYSGSTAGFPVSILGEPEVRSTNIPKLMQAYSSRVRAGLVVDIITIGDREAYGHVDYGDGAALSRLEYEGADEVRAYDLFVKFRSLFVNGVISTKNQRVSEAFYLELGRRDPMKAFHILELELNYTYDMLYTKMPVLSTTAGYVLRFVG encoded by the coding sequence ATGGGGTTCAACCCTCCGGTGCCGCAGCGGGACAGCAACTGGGAGATACGCGTCGCCGTCCTCCTCAGCCTAGTGTTCCAGGTCGTCCTCATCTTTGCCGGCCCGCTCAGGAagcgctcctcctccgccttcaTCCGCTTCGTCATCTGGTCCTGCTACCTCCTCGCGGACTGGGTTGCGGACCTCGCCCTTGGCCTCCTTCTGAACAATATGGGGAACatcggcggtggtggcggcggaagTGGCAGCATCGGCGACATGGCTATTCCTTCCACCGCAGCACTCAGGCATGCGCCGTGTGGCGGCGCGGCCATCTCAGGAAGCTTTGGCACAGGTGGAGGGGGCAGTCCCATCATCTTTGCTTTCTGGGCGCCGTTCCTGCTGCTCCATCTGGGCGGGCCGGACACGATCACTGCCTACTCACTCGCCGACAATGAGCTCTGGCTGCGCCACCTCATCGGCCTCCTATTCGAGCTCTCTGCAGCGGCGGTGGTCTTCCTCTGCTCCCTGCAGGGCAACCCGATGATCGCGACGACCGCCCTCATGTTCATCGCCGGCATCATCAAGTACGGAGAGCGCACATACTCTCTGTACTCCGGGAGCACCGCAGGGTTCCCCGTATCCATCCTCGGCGAGCCTGAAGTCCGTTCAACCAACATCCCCAAGCTAATGCAGGCGTACTCCTCCAGGGTGAGAGCCGGGCTGGTCGTGGACATCATCACCATCGGTGACAGAGAGGCCTACGGGCACGTGGACTATGGAGATGGCGCGGCCCTCAGCAGGCTCGAGTACGAGGGAGCGGACGAGGTGAGGGCGTACGACCTGTTCGTCAAGTTCCGGTCTCTCTTCGTGAACGGCGTCATCAGCACGAAGAATCAGAGGGTGAGCGAGGCCTTCTACCTGGAGCTCGGCAGGCGGGACCCCATGAAGGCCTTCCACATCCTTGAGCTGGAGCTCAACTACACGTACGACATGCTCTACACCAAGATGCCGGTGCTCAGCACCACGGCTGGCTACGTGCTCCGCTTCGTCGGCTAA